In the genome of Armatimonadota bacterium, the window GCGATCCGCGGTTCATGCCGTCGGCAGATGATCTCCCGTCGTTCTTGCCGGTCGAGGTTCTGCCGGACGCTTCACCTGGCGCAACCATGGCGAATGGCGATGCCGTCGCCTCGGACAGCAGGATCGAGATCACATTGTCCATCACCCTGCCCTGCGGGCGCGACCGCGGCGGGTTGCCCATCGGGCCCAGATCGCGGGCCCGGCCTTCGGCGAGGCCGCCGTGCTGAGCTGCGCGGCCGCGTGTGAAGATCAGGCGGGCGGTCCGATGCAGCGGGTCGATCCTGTTCCGACCTGGCCGACCGGAAATCACGTCGCTAATTTGCAGAGGAATTCCCGCCCCGGCCCTCTTCTAGCCGATGGAGTACCGCTGGTTTCCGGGTGAACGTGCGGCGGCCTCGCTTGAAGCCATGAAGTGGGATCGCGAGCTCCTGGACCGCTTCCGTCGCCGAGCGGCAATCGAGGATCACGATGTCCGCCGGGTTGCCGGGCACGATCCCGTAATCGTCCAGCCGCATCAGACGCGCCGGCCTGTCGGTCACCATCTCCAGGCACTGGCGGATGCCGGTCTGGGAGCCGATCTGGCCGATATTGGCGTAGAGGTTCGCCATCCGCACCATCGAGCAGTCCCCGAAGGGCGTGAAAGGATTGAGGACGTTGTTCGTCGAGAGAGCGCAGTTGACGCCCATCTCGATCAGCCGGTGCACCGGTGCCACGCCGCGGACGATATCGTGATCCATGCCCGCGCCCATGAGGTAGAGGTCGGTCGATGGCAGGGCGGTCACCGCGACCCCTGTCCCGGCCAGCCGGGACGCGACCTCCCTCAGGCGCCCGACGGGCAGCGCCGAAAGCTTGCTGACATGCCCGATCGTCACGCGGCCGCCATAGCGGTGGCGCTCGGTCCGGCGACAGACATCTTCAACGGTCATGCCCACGGGATCGGTGTCGAAATCCAGGTGGAAGTCGATATCGACGTCAAACGCCAAGGCCATCTCGAAGATCCGATCGATCTGGCCGAGCGGATCGCTGTCGGCGTAGGGACAGCCGCCGACGACCGAAGCGCCGCGCCGCAGGGCCTCGGTCATCAACTCGTCGGTTCCGGGGTTATTCAGGAGACCCTCCTGCGGGAAGACGCAGATCTCCAGATCGACGGCCCAGGCATAATCGCCAACCAGCGACAGGATCGCCTCGAGTCCGGTCAGGCCGATCACCGGGTCCACCTCCAGGTGTGTCCGGATCCGGTTGGTTCCCTGGAGGATGCATTTATCCAGGGCCCGCGCCGCGCGAACGTGGATGTCCTCGGCGGTGAATGCCCTTTTCGCCGCGGAGACCTCGCGGATCGCTTCCGCAAGGGTCCCCTCCTCGGACCGGCAGCGCTCGAGGATGCAGGCCTTATCCAGATGGACGTGCGACTCGACGAAGCCAGGCACGGCGAGGCGGCCGCCCATGTCCAGGGTCTCCGCATTCCCGGTCAGGCCGGGCTCGACCGCGACGATGGTTCCGTCGGCGATGCCGACATCGGCCGGAATCTCGCCATCTCCGCCGGCAATGACGAGGTTCTTCAGAACGAGGTCCATCGGCGGCCTATTCCTCGAAGGCGGCGTCCACGCCGTGTGCGGTGCAGAGGTCCTTGATGAAAGCATTCACCACGCGCACGTCGCTGGTGCCGCGGCGGATGGCGAACTCGAAGCGCGACGAGAAGGTGAAGATCTCATGCATCACCGGGCGCAGCTCGCCCTGCTCGATCCAGGGGCGGGCATAGTGATCGGGCAGGTGCGCGATGAAGGCGCCGGAGCGGAGCATGGTCAGCGTCGCCTCCATGTCGAAGGCGGTGGCCGCGGCGTTCATGCCCGCCGTGGCGCCGGTGGTCCGGTTGATCAGATAGCCGCGCGCCACGTATGGATGGCGCCGCACCTCCTCCTCGGAGACCTCGTCCGGGCGCTTCTCGAAGAGCGGATGGTCGCGGCCGTAATAGAGCGAGTGGGTCTCCTCGAAAAGCGGCCGGTACACGAGGCCGGGCGCATGGTGGTAAAAGGCCGAGATGCCCACATGGAGGCTGCCGTCGAGCAGGCGCTTCTCGATCACGGCGGGCTCGGCCACGTGCATGGTCACATGGACGGCGTGGTCGCGCCGGCAGAAGGCGCCGAGCGCCGCGCTGGTCCGCATGTCCGGGTTCGTCACCGTCGAGTCGACGATGCCGAGATGCATCTCGCCCACCAGCCGCCCGCGCAGCGCGCCGACATCGGCCCGGTATTCGTTGAGCGCGGTCTCCAGCCTCTGCGCGGCGGAATAGACCCGCTTGCCCTTGTCGGTCAGGCGGAAGCCGATGCGACCGCGATCGCAGAGCCGCATGCCGAGCCGCGACTCGAGCGTCGCCATCTGGGTCGACAGGGTCGGCGCGCTGATGTTGAGTTCCGCCTGGGCGCCGGCGAAGCCGCCGCATTCCACGACCTTCATGAACACGCGCAGCAGCTTGATGTCCGTGGGATCGACCTGCGGTTCACGAAACTGGGCCATGG includes:
- a CDS encoding amidohydrolase family protein, translating into MDLVLKNLVIAGGDGEIPADVGIADGTIVAVEPGLTGNAETLDMGGRLAVPGFVESHVHLDKACILERCRSEEGTLAEAIREVSAAKRAFTAEDIHVRAARALDKCILQGTNRIRTHLEVDPVIGLTGLEAILSLVGDYAWAVDLEICVFPQEGLLNNPGTDELMTEALRRGASVVGGCPYADSDPLGQIDRIFEMALAFDVDIDFHLDFDTDPVGMTVEDVCRRTERHRYGGRVTIGHVSKLSALPVGRLREVASRLAGTGVAVTALPSTDLYLMGAGMDHDIVRGVAPVHRLIEMGVNCALSTNNVLNPFTPFGDCSMVRMANLYANIGQIGSQTGIRQCLEMVTDRPARLMRLDDYGIVPGNPADIVILDCRSATEAVQELAIPLHGFKRGRRTFTRKPAVLHRLEEGRGGNSSAN
- a CDS encoding LysR family transcriptional regulator; the encoded protein is MAQFREPQVDPTDIKLLRVFMKVVECGGFAGAQAELNISAPTLSTQMATLESRLGMRLCDRGRIGFRLTDKGKRVYSAAQRLETALNEYRADVGALRGRLVGEMHLGIVDSTVTNPDMRTSAALGAFCRRDHAVHVTMHVAEPAVIEKRLLDGSLHVGISAFYHHAPGLVYRPLFEETHSLYYGRDHPLFEKRPDEVSEEEVRRHPYVARGYLINRTTGATAGMNAAATAFDMEATLTMLRSGAFIAHLPDHYARPWIEQGELRPVMHEIFTFSSRFEFAIRRGTSDVRVVNAFIKDLCTAHGVDAAFEE